AACCACCGCGAACTCCTGGAAGTCGATCGGCTCCTGCGTCCGGACCCGCGACCGTGCTGCCGTACCGAGGGCTGTCGTGTGCTCCATGACCAACTGACGTCGCGGCCGCACGCTTCTGTTGCAGCCGGAGCCCGAGAATCTTCTGACGGGTCGAGCCCGGTCAGTACCCGTCGGAGCCGTCGGGGGTTCCGTCTCCCCCTGTGGTCTGCCGCAGAGCCTTCTCCTCCCACGTTGTGATCACCCTTCAGATCAATAGACGTGTCGGGAGGGCCGTTGTGTCGCAGCCGAATCTGTGACCGGAATCACATCTGCGCCGAGGGCCCGTGCTCGGCGCTGTGCCCGGTGTGGGTGCCGTGCCCGGTGTGGCCGGGGTCGGGGGCGCCGCCCATCATGCGCAGCATGGCGCCGCCCCCGGTGCGCCGGAAGCGGATCAGCAGGACGGCGGCCAGGGCGAGGAAGGCGATGTTGAGGAAGGTGGTGTAGTTCCAGCTCACACCCTCCATCGGGATCTTCGCGCGGCGCTGCTCGGGGACGAGGCCCAGGCCGCCGAAGAGGAGCTCGACCACGTAGCCGGCCACGACCATGGCTGCGTAGGAGGTGCCGGCCAGGAACACGGCCATCCGCAGCCCGTAGTACTTCCGGTAGATGTTGAGGATCGGGAGGATCAGCAGGTCGGCGAAGATGAACGCGACCACCCCGCCGAAGCTGATGCCGCCCTTCCACAGCACGACCGCCAGCGGCACGTTGCCGATCGAGCAGACGAAGGAGACGACCGCGACCAGCGGGCCGATCAGCGGGCCCCAGAGCTCGGACGCCAGCGGGTGGCCGTCGAAGAAGAAGGTGCGCCAGAACGAGTCCGGCACCCAGGCGGCGATCGCGCCCGCGATCAGCAGACCGATGACCAGGTCGCGCAGGATCGCGGCCCACTCCATCACGAAGACGTGCGCCACCGAGGTGAAGCCCTCGCGGGAGAACAGCCGCCGGGTGAAGGACCCCGGTGCGGCGATGGACATGTCCATCGCCGCATGGCCCTCCATCGACCCGGCCAGGCCGCGTTCGGCCTGCTCGCGGGCGTCGCGCAGCAGTCTGTCGCGCAGGAGCAGGCGGAACAGCACGGCCAGGACCACGATCATGATCGGGCCGCCGACGAACTCGGCCGCGGTGAACTGCCAGCCCATCAACAGGGCCAGAATCACTCCGAGTTCGACGACCAGATTGGTGGAGGCGATCTCGAACGCCATCGCCGCGGTGAAGTCGGCGCCCTTGCGGAACAGTGAGCGGGCCAGGGCGACCGCCGCGTACGAGCAGGAGGAGGAAGCCGAGCCGAGCAGGGCGGCGCGGGCCAGGGTGCGCGGGCGGTCGTCGCCCAGCAGCCGCACGACGGTGGACTTGCGCACCACTGCCTGCACGATCGCGGACAGCAGGAACCCGAGGATCAGGGCCCAGGTGATCTCCCAGGTCATCGACCCGGTGATGGACAGCGCGTGCCGGACGGCGTGCATGGGGCCTCCAGTGGTGTCGGGTTGCTGTCGGACCGCCCGATGGCATCAACCGATTTACCCCTGGGGGGTACTTCTCGCACCGGCGACGGCGTGTCGCCGGGCCGCGGCTCAGCCGTTGGCCGGGTTGGCCGAGCTGACGGCGTCGGCGACGGTGCTGCGGTAGAGGCCGAGGAAGGGGCTCTTGACGTAGGGGTTGCCGCCGCCGCTGCCCTCCTCGGTGATGGTGGTGTTGACGGTGTCGGCGTCGGGCAGCTCGGTCGTGGCGATCGCCGAGAGGGTGTTGTACTGCTTGCTCGCGCCGGAGGTGGCGTGGCTGGGGTCGAGGTCCACCACCGCGTAGGCGTGGGCGCCGGCGTAGATCGGGAAGTAGGGCGGGCCGCCGAGGCCGCCGGGGACGGCGGGCTGCACCGTCTCGGGGGTGCCGCTGGTGGTGTTGACGGTCGCGCTGTTGTCGATGGCGACCGTGGGGTAGTAGGTCAGGCCGCAGGAGGCGCTGCCGGTGTTGGTGACCTCGATCAGCCGCTTGGTGACACCCAGCGCGGAGTCGTAGGACGCCTTGACTGTCAGCTGGCCGCCGGTGCAGGGGTGCTTGTAGGCGTAGGAGTCGCTGGTGGCACTGGTGCCGGCGGCGCCCGGGGCGGTGGTGGGTGCGGCGGCGGAGCCGGAGGAGTGCGGCGCGGCGGACTTGGACGGCTGCGCGGGGGAGGAAGGGGTGGCCGGACCCGACGCCGGAGCCGAGGCCGAGGCAGCGGTCGGAGCCGAGGCCGACCCGGACGCCGGGGCGCTGCCTCCGGCGGAGATGTTGCCGGAGGCGTTGCCGTTGCACGCGGTCAGCGCCAGCGTGGTCGCGGCGGCGAGGAGGGCGAGCGGCAGGATACGGCGACGGCTGTGCTTCATGGTGTCCCCCGGGGAGTCCGTGTGGCTGCGTGGTTTCAATCACCTACACGACCGGGCCGGCCCCGCAGTTTCGCCCGTTCCGTCACAACCCGCGTTACCGGGAGTGGACCTGACTGAGACACAGCACCGGCCCCGACCTGCGCCAACGGGATCCGCCTCGGGCAGGTGGCGCTCCGTCGAACTCTCCGGAGCGTTCGGTGACGGTGGCGGAGCAGCGATTGACCGAAGCGGAACCGGGCCTAAAGTATGTGAAGGATCATCGGATTCGCATGTGAGTGGCAGGGGCGGCACCGTGGCTGACGAGTTGCACTGGATGAAGCCGGGCGAGAACGACGCGCCCTCGGTGGAGCTGCGGACGGACATCCCGCATCCCGCGCGGATCTACGACTATCTGCTCGGAGGAAAGGACAATTTCCCGGCCGACCGCGAGGCCTCCGCCGAGATCTCCTCCGTCTGGCCGAACCTGCCGAAGTCGATGCGGGCGAACCGGAGCTTCATGCGGCGGGTGACGCACTACCTCGCGGCGGAGCGGGGCATCCGCCAGTTCCTGGACATCGGCACCGGGCTGCCGACCTCGCCCAACCTGCACGAGGTGGCGCAGGCCGTGGACCCGACGGCGCGGGTCGCCTACGTCGACAACGACCCCATGGTGCTGGTGCACGCCCGCGCCCTGCTGGCCAGTACGCCCGAGGGTCGGACCACCTACATCGACGCCGACCTGCACGACGCCGAGTCCATCCTGACCTCGCCGACCCTGTTGGAGACGCTGGACCTGGAGCAGCCGGTCGCGCTCAGCCTGATCGCCGTGCTGCAGTTCGTCACCGACGAGGACGCGGCCCACTCGATCATCGACGGGCTGATCAGGCAGCTGGCGCCGGGCAGCTTCCTGGCGCTGTCCACGGTCACCGCCGACAGCGCGCCGGAAGAGGTGACCCGCGGCATCGCCGCCTACGCGGCGCGCGGCATCCCGGAGCGGATCCGCACCCGGGAGGAGGTCGAACTGCTCTTCAGTGGCCTGGAGTTGGTGGACCCGGGCGTCTGCCTGGTGCACCGCTGGCACCCGGACGCGGAGTCCGCGGCCACCCTCGACGAGCACGTCCACATGCACGGCGGCGTCGCCGTCAAGGCCTGACGCCCCCGGCGGACGCCCCGGCGTCCCCGGGGCGGCGGTACCGCCGCCGCCCCGGGGACGTGTGAGCGCTCACCTCTGCGAGGCGGTTCCGGCGGCCCTGGCGGAGAGCAACGGTTCCAGGTGGCCCGGGCGGTCCACCGGGAGCGAGCCCTGCGGCCGGTAGCGGGCGGTGCGGCTCTCCCAGTCGAAGTAGCCCCCCATCCAGGCGATCAGCCCGTCCGCGTAGCGCTCGACGGCCAGCCGCTCGTCCCGGCGCAGCCCGAGCCGTTCGCACAGCTCCGGGATCTCGACCGCCAGTTGCAGGTACTGGTCGATCATCCACTGGGCCTCGGCCAGCACTGCGACGCTGGCCTCCTCGCGCTTGCACTGGCGCTGGTGCTGCAGGATCACGACCAGGTTGTAGACGTCGCCGCGCGGTGCCTCCTTGTCGTAGGAGTAGACATCGTTGCTGAACGCCGGCGCGTCGGCCGCCAGTTGGCGCATCAGCCGCAACTGCGGGCTGTGGAAGGCGGCCGGCGGCACCTCGGCCTCGAAGCGTTCGATCATGTCGAGCACGGTCTCGGTGCCGTCCGCGCCCCGGCGCAGCATCAGATAGGCGGCCCGGTCCGGGATGGTGGGATCGACGCCCTCGGCCTCGGCCTCGGCCGCGAGGGTCCGGCCGAGCGCCTCGTTCGGATGAGCGGCGAAGTACCACTCCCAGTTGGTGGCGGCACGGGCGCGCCAGCGCGAGGACATGCCGGCGGAACTGCGTCGCCAGAGGTCGCGGAAGGAGGAGGTGACAGGGGAGTCGGAGGGTCCGGTCGGCTCGCCGTGGGCGATCCGGATCAGCGGATCGCAGGCCGCGGCGACGGCGGACGGGTGCAGCCCGAGCTCATCGTCGAACTGGTCGTCGAAGAGGAAGTAGAAGCTGAAGAGGTCGGTGGCGAGGCACAGGTCCTCGGCGCCGAGGTCGGGGAAACTGCGGGCAGCCAGATCGGGTATGTCCCAGCGTGTGTACAGCGCGACCGCTTCGGACCCGGTCAGCATGCCGTGTCCCCGCAGCCAGTCGAGGTTGTGAGCCTCGGCGGTGTCGCGGTGCTCGTTGAAACGCCTGGGGTAGGGGAGGTTCAGCTCCACGATTGGGTTGCATCTCCTCTCTCGGTCGAAAGCATTCGATCGCGACGCTACTGCAAGTAGGCAACTTCTTGCAGTCTGCTATAGGACAACTGCCCATACCGTGACCATGGCTGATGGCTGGGCAGTTGCTGAATGCACGGCAAAACCACCCCGCGTCGCAAGGTGAGTGGATAGCCTCGACAGAGGGTGCGGACAGCGAGCGAGTGGGAGCGAACGGTGAGCGATCACGGAGGCGCGGGCGGTGCGGATGCCGCCCGGGGCGGCGCGGCCGACCGCAGGATCGACGACCGGCGGATCGACGAGCACGGGCTCTACACCAGTGGCCTCTACGAGCGCGCCGAGGTGATGGAGGTCGTCGAGAGCGCGTTGACCCGGCTCTGCGAGGGCTACCGCAACGGCGACACCGACATCGGCACCCTGCTCCGGTTCAGCGGCGAGGCCGGTCTGGGCAAGACCGCCCTGCTGGGCGAGCTGCGCCGGAGCGCCCGCGCCCGGCAGGACCACTGCCTGGTCCTCTACGCCCGCGGCGGCGAGCAGCAGCGCAACGTCCCGTTCCACGTGGTCCGGCAGTTGCTGCAGCCCACCCTGCTGCGGAAGTCCGTTCCCGAGCGGCGGGAGTTCCTGGAGGGCGGCTGGCTGGACCTGGCCGCGCCGGCGCTCGGCCTGGTCCCGGCCTCCGACGCGGTGGGCCTTCCGGTGCCGCCCGACCCGCAGGGCATCAGGGACGCCCTGGACCTGCTGCTGACCCAACTCGCGGTCCGGATGGGGCCGCTGGTCGTGGTCGTGGACGACCTGCACTGGGCCGACCCGGAGTCGCTGGCCTGGCTGGTCGCCTTCGCCTCCCGGCTGCCCGGGGTCCCGCTGCTGATGGCGCTGGCGTTCCGCCCGGAGAGCCTGCCGATGGCCGGGGATCCGCTGCTCAGTCCCGTTCTCGGCGGCAGCGACGGACTGCTGAGTCTGCGTCAGCTCGGTCCGGTGTCCGTCGAGACCCTGGTCCGGCAGGAGCTGGGCGC
The Streptacidiphilus albus JL83 genome window above contains:
- a CDS encoding permease, translated to MHAVRHALSITGSMTWEITWALILGFLLSAIVQAVVRKSTVVRLLGDDRPRTLARAALLGSASSSCSYAAVALARSLFRKGADFTAAMAFEIASTNLVVELGVILALLMGWQFTAAEFVGGPIMIVVLAVLFRLLLRDRLLRDAREQAERGLAGSMEGHAAMDMSIAAPGSFTRRLFSREGFTSVAHVFVMEWAAILRDLVIGLLIAGAIAAWVPDSFWRTFFFDGHPLASELWGPLIGPLVAVVSFVCSIGNVPLAVVLWKGGISFGGVVAFIFADLLILPILNIYRKYYGLRMAVFLAGTSYAAMVVAGYVVELLFGGLGLVPEQRRAKIPMEGVSWNYTTFLNIAFLALAAVLLIRFRRTGGGAMLRMMGGAPDPGHTGHGTHTGHSAEHGPSAQM
- a CDS encoding DUF4232 domain-containing protein; its protein translation is MKHSRRRILPLALLAAATTLALTACNGNASGNISAGGSAPASGSASAPTAASASAPASGPATPSSPAQPSKSAAPHSSGSAAAPTTAPGAAGTSATSDSYAYKHPCTGGQLTVKASYDSALGVTKRLIEVTNTGSASCGLTYYPTVAIDNSATVNTTSGTPETVQPAVPGGLGGPPYFPIYAGAHAYAVVDLDPSHATSGASKQYNTLSAIATTELPDADTVNTTITEEGSGGGNPYVKSPFLGLYRSTVADAVSSANPANG
- a CDS encoding SAM-dependent methyltransferase, which encodes MKPGENDAPSVELRTDIPHPARIYDYLLGGKDNFPADREASAEISSVWPNLPKSMRANRSFMRRVTHYLAAERGIRQFLDIGTGLPTSPNLHEVAQAVDPTARVAYVDNDPMVLVHARALLASTPEGRTTYIDADLHDAESILTSPTLLETLDLEQPVALSLIAVLQFVTDEDAAHSIIDGLIRQLAPGSFLALSTVTADSAPEEVTRGIAAYAARGIPERIRTREEVELLFSGLELVDPGVCLVHRWHPDAESAATLDEHVHMHGGVAVKA
- a CDS encoding terpene synthase family protein, which codes for MELNLPYPRRFNEHRDTAEAHNLDWLRGHGMLTGSEAVALYTRWDIPDLAARSFPDLGAEDLCLATDLFSFYFLFDDQFDDELGLHPSAVAAACDPLIRIAHGEPTGPSDSPVTSSFRDLWRRSSAGMSSRWRARAATNWEWYFAAHPNEALGRTLAAEAEAEGVDPTIPDRAAYLMLRRGADGTETVLDMIERFEAEVPPAAFHSPQLRLMRQLAADAPAFSNDVYSYDKEAPRGDVYNLVVILQHQRQCKREEASVAVLAEAQWMIDQYLQLAVEIPELCERLGLRRDERLAVERYADGLIAWMGGYFDWESRTARYRPQGSLPVDRPGHLEPLLSARAAGTASQR